In Solenopsis invicta isolate M01_SB chromosome 6, UNIL_Sinv_3.0, whole genome shotgun sequence, the genomic window CACGCGCTGACAGGATAAATGGGAATTATCTTTATCACTTGCGAATCGGAAGAAAAATCAGTGGAATATTCTGAAAAAAGAAGAATCGtagagaaaaataaactttacgACAGAATTTACGATTTCATGCAAAAAGTTTCTTCTCTCAACTTTAAAATCtttcaaatcaaattttccCTTTTTGattctacttttattttttgtcctAAACAGAATTTAACACAACAGATGAAACagagacgtaaaaaaaaaaaaaatagaaaaattatttcgagCGCAGGTTATAAACTTTAAACACGCCGTTCGCGCGAAAGGCATCGCGCCTAATTTTATGCGAATATTTCCTGAATGAATGTAATAAAGTAAATTGCCCTTTACAAGAGGCGAGATACAACGAGTATATTTGCAACTTGGCAGAAACagattatgttaataataagcattttttacttttatataatttacataacgATCGATTCTTTCCGAAAGACTCAAGTTTAATTCAAGACATAAATTCTGTATTCTGAAATTCTCATATTTGTTACGTTAattgaacttttattatttacagtcttaaaatttcttctcgaaaaaattgcaatttcgcAGCTTCCTTCACTCTTCTCTCTCCGTCCTTCGTAACGGTTTCTTTTCGTGATTCAAGATATTGGATTCGGGATATTGATTTTATCGGGATATGAGAAAATGAACGCGGGAATCCGCAGGTGCAGTCTGCGGCTGAGACGGCGGATTCCGGCGAGAAACGTACATACGTATGCGAGAAATTTCGCGAGTGACGTACACCGCGCCGGCACGTACGTCGGATGACGATCGGCGTTAGAATTACGCGATCGCACGGGGTGCACCGCATAGCGAACGACGCGTATGTACGTACGAGGCCGCTACGGACGCATTGTCATCTCGTAGCACGCGGAAAGCCTGAAAATCTCCGGCAGACTTGGCAGGCATTGTGACAAGCGATCTCGCGGATTCTCTGCAGCGACTCGTTGCAAAATAGAGAGAAGAGACCAGATGGAAATAGAGATCGGTGGCATCGAAATCCGCGACCCCTTTTCGCACAGCTGGACAAATCTCGTAGTCCcagattgaattttattatatttcattgatcTAGATTGCGCgccgcaaaaatatttttgttatcgtTCTCCGTTTCAAACGAcgcaaattgatatttttatatcgcgTACATGCTAACGTAAATAGACGCGTGCTGTGAATAATTCAGATAGCAGAATGCATTTAAATAGAATGCAACTGATCAAGtcttttaatatatagaaaGCATTTCGATTTAACGATTTAACGATTCAACTTTGGGCAAAAATATCATTCAAATAAAGATCGAGGTTTAAAGTCGGTGAGAGGAATGTCTATATTGCGCAATTTTGCGAATAGTACAGGAACATGAGATTCTGTAGCACGAGTAGATAAAGTTATGAGAATTCTCTGATAAAGGAGGATACATGATATGCATTCGCCGTGAAAGCACATCAGTGATAGTAACAAGCTGTTCGGAAACGCTACAATTTCAGCTTTCCAGTTTTCTCGCAAAGTTGTATTACTTGTGGCatttattaatgtgtaatgGCTTCATATTATATAGCATCGCAAAAAAAAcgcgtaatattaataaaaagttcacgcatatattgaaatacaaaaagtataaatgtgattaaaaattaatttatttttataatattaactcaTCCTAAAGATGTAAAAATCTTAAGAACTTGTGAACTATTTGTAGGCACATAAAAACATTATGCATATTTTGTTACACTAATTTATGACCTAAACACGTAgaagcaataaatttctttctacgGTTTGTTGTAATTGTGAGTTCGTTGGGCACGTTAaagcgattttttttattgcaataatcgAGTATGCATTTCCATCGGGTCGTGCACTTCCGTCGCCGAGTCGGCGATCAATCGCAAAAAAGCGCGAGGATACACGTGAGAAAGTCAAGCACGTGCTACTGACATATAGGCTCttccaaaatatattttgcgaaCGCGTCTATGAATAAGACACGAACGAATCGAATCGtcctgtaaataaatttaagatctGCCACTCGGAAAATATTGCTTTTAGTTGAACGAAATAAGATTATCGAGAAAGAAGACGCATTAATGTGCGAGCACAGTATTCACGATTGGagaatattaatagaaaaaatattaataaatcataaaaaatattctaatttgaGGTAGAAAGATTCAAAGTGGAATATCAATAGAGAGctgatttataattataaatttataattataaattgtaaattttccaaaaattatgaaaatgctCACATGAATGCTAATAGAATTACAAGTTCGATATATGACTactataaataaagtttaaaaatttttttatattataaactttctataattatagaaaaactcgatataaactataaatatttttttaatgtggaTATACTTTTAGACAAAATATATCACATAGCAAAGTAATAACTAGTTgcaaagttaaaagttaaataataaagttaaaaagttactaatttttaacttaacttagttaattttaaatactttttttaactttaactagtttttTTAAAACACCAACTTTGATTTGTTAACtcttttctaagttaaaaatttatctgtatgtaaaaaaagttataaaaggaaaactaaacatttctacataaaatagctattctttgttatttcGTATAAACTtagtttacatataaaatattaaatttcgttaatattataattattttgagtaatctaactttaaaaatttaccaatttttaatttcatgtaaataatgcgtttcaaaattaattttttatttaacttaatttaatcttaaccttaatttttaacttttaattttttgttcgtgtAACTTTCAAcatatctaaattaattttataagttattaaatcataaaaacTTTGTAAATAAGTAGAGTAAATTTTTGAGAACGGTTTTGAATCGTTCGGTAGGAGATCCGCAATGCAAGAGAACTATTTGCGACTACTAACGGCACTGCGgccaaaaatagaaaaaaagatataggtTTTCAACCCTTGCAGTGCGTCATCTTTGGCAAGATTTATCATTCGCTCTTCCTTGTCTCGCGACAATAAAAATTACAGCAACGTATTTCAAGTTTGTacagaaataataaagatattttaaacttCGCCGAGAGAGTCAAAAGTAAATTCGATTCAATTCGTAGGCGGAAATTTGTCTGTTAGAAACGACGACGCATCCTGACGACGAGTCGCGTCACAATTTTTTTGCCGCGAATAATttcttatcaatattatttgtttctttcGACGATGAATCGTATAAGTCGTAAAGATGCGAATGTTGTTGCAGTTGACAATAACAATTTACGAGCGTCCAAAGATCGGCGAAACGAATGTTAACGGCCGCGCTAAGAAGCGCGAACCTCGCGTTCGCGGCAGCCGGGAGAAGCTGGGAATCCAAGATTCAGTAACGTTTTTCTGACGCGTTGGCACAGGGCGGCAAGAAAATTAAAGACGAGTAACGCATTTTAAAAGGAGAAGAAAATCAATACTCGGCTATCTCGAAACCTGTTTAATTCTCTTATTTCCAAGCCGCGTGCGAAATGTTCGGAATAAACGTTTATCTTCGATACTTTTTATCGATCTGCAATCAGACTTCTCGCTGTTAACGTGTAATTAGCAATATTGAGTGTGTCTGCGTAAAAAGCTGATCTTTGCAGCTTTTCTTAGGGATTATGGTAGTATTACGAAAATATTAGCATTTTTCCAGCATAACGATTTGCGACGTAAAATAGACCGGTTAGAGGAGTCACGTAAATCGTGacttttatttaactattatgAAACGAACATTTTGCTTAAAGATAAAGTCTAGTCAATGAGGAAACAAAGTGATTCAGGTTTTAGAAATCAAAATATCTTTTCgataaaaatctaaacaatTCTCTCCTCTAAATAATTGATgttttttctctcaataataattttataattctctctctctctctctctctctctctctctctaagtGTCGTCTCTCGTTTGCTTCGTCTGcgcataaatttacattatcaGTATCTAATGATTTAGACCTGTTATAACGCGGAAAGGCTTGATAACCACATCTGCCGTTCCCAGAAAAAAATCCATCCTTAATTTACGGCATCAACACAAGCCgacaatgtaatttaaattttatgtaataaaattatgcaacaCTTGGAACTGCGTTTCTTCTCCCTCGCGTAATAAGGTTATCTCTAAAAATTAAtcgtaaagagaaaaattatatatattgatactgataattaaaaaatcaacacACATTGCTCCGATACGTTATCAAGCCGTTTCCGTATCTTTCAAAGAACTTgctaactttttttattacctGTTTgctatattttctaaaaatctcgCCGAATCCACTAAAAACCTCGTGGCTTTTTGGCTTTTCGTTACTGATCGTTGAGTAAAATCGCACCTTAATCTATCGTTAACAGTAACTCGTATACAATCTTGCACGAATTGATTCGCAATAATCGGGCTACTCACCAgagtgttctgatatcccagtCCATACTCCTCGCTCTCTCTTTGACTGGAAGATGCCATCTCGACTTCCTATCTCGCGAGGCAAGAACGACTAATTCGGAAAAACTGTTTAATCGTCGCGGAAAGCAGATGAGGCAGAAGAGGAGGATGGAGAAGGGAAGACGAGTGTGGGAAGAGAAGAACCACTGACGAGTCTAGCGTTTCTTCCGAAAAACTGCGCCCTTGGAGGGCGGAAATTCGAAGAAGATGAGGAACGCTCGAGCGACGATTCGCCCGTCACGGACGCCGGATGTTCTTCTTCGCCTACCCCGTGCCTCTTCCTCCCAGCAGCGGGAATTCATCGATGACACTCTTCACTCCGAATGCACGACGATTAACGTCACCGATTGACGTCGCTCAGCGTCTTTCTCTCGAGAATTGGGAAGTTCCGATTCTTGGCTACGCTTCGCGCGACATTACGATCTGTCGTTACCTCTGATAAATCGATGACGAATCGTGCAAGAATCAACGCGGAGAAAACAAAATTCTTCCTTGTCAAAGTACGAAAAGGCCCTCGAACATTGCCCTTTAATCGAACAGTAATCAATTAGTGCTCGGATCGTAATGTAGAACGGGACACCAGAGCAGCGACGCTCGCTTGTACGTTTCTTCACCTCAGACAGCTTTCGACCGATGCCGATCCGATCGGATCGGATTGATGACGCGATTCACTCCGAACTTATCGCACCGATAAGTCCGCGCTCCAGAAACGACAGTTATGTCACTTGCGAATATCTTGCCGAGAAATGAAATCGGACGAGCACTATTCGCGCGGACATTTTCGAATCGTTAAACGAAGAGCGACGAAGAGCGCCGTCGAATCGAATCGGATCGGGTCCCGGTGGTCGCGACGGCGGGCGCTTTCGAAGGAGACGCGCGAAAAGCGCCGCGACGATCACGTGGACGGCGACTTCGCGTCGGCAGCTTTCGCAGTGCCGCGTgcgaaagataaagaaatgcTGAAAATATCGCCCAGTCACTGTTCAAACATCGACCGGTGCGGCGCGCGATCGGCCGGCGAAAACGTACGAAACGAAAGAGACGAACGAAAAAGACGTCGGCAGATCGGGCCGAAACGCTTCGCGAGGTGGACTCTCGAGCTAGCAAATATCGACGCCGAGGACGTTTCGCGAGCCAAATGCGAACTCGTCACGATAGTGGCACGCGAATAACGCAACGCGAGAGCCGATAGGAGACCAGTCGACTCCGCGCGACAAAGTCGAAGAGCCTCAAGAGCCTCGCACCTCCCCTCCGCGAGACGCTCCGCGAAAATCCGTCCGAATGAAGATCTCGAGACCGTGCACCTTTCAACGACGACACTCGACGGCGATGCTTCCGATCCGAACGAATCTGCGAGAGTCTTCGAAAGCCCCGCCGGGCGCCGATCGATCGGCGGAGGGAAGAGGACGGAATTATCACCTGGCCGACCACGAGTCGCTCGTATAACGCGGAGGCGACAGTGCCACCCGGTTCCGTGCGCGCGGTTTATTTGGTGGAGCGCGGGACTTTTCAGTGAAGGATCGCCGATCGTCCTCGCGCGGCTGCGGCGCGAAATCGCTcgtgacggcgcggcggcggcgagcgagcgcgcgcgcctCTGACTGCCCGGCTGGACGGTCGTGAGCCGACTGATGGGTACATGAATGAAGCGGCCGAGATTTCAGTCACTCTCTGCGTGTGTTTGCAGGAAATTCAAAATCCTATcgtcgacgacgcgacgcgacgcgacgacaGTGGGTGTCGCTGCCTCGCGCGATCTCCTGTTCCTCGGAATCTCTCGCGGCGCTGCCTGATTCGACGTAAAAATCAACAGCGTAACAGGTCGCATCGCGCGTTCGGAGTACAATTTCGCAGAGAGACGCGGTTTCGTCGTTCCACGCGGATTTTCAGCCGATTACGCCGACTTTCGTCTCATTAACGCTCTTATATCGCGCGTATCGCGTGCCGCGCAAAGAAACTTTATTCCAAATCGATGCAACGTCGATTTTCTGTCGATTTTACCTACCGACAATTCTacattttcttacattaaagagtatgattttaggaaaaaaaaaaagattaattccTCGACGAGACTTCGAGTCTTCTACGCGCGGCCGATAAAATCGTAGCCGCTTCGATTCGCGAGTGGTGCAAAGTGGTGCAAATCGTAACTATACGGCCTCGTACTATCACACGTTTCTTCGATCGATACGACGGACTGATAATGTCAGCGGAAGATTCGACCGAGTTGCGCCGATGATGAGAATAAGTATCGTCCGTACCGACTCGAGAGCGGGAAAACGGGAGGACTGACATTTTTCTATGCACGATTCGGCGAAAGGCAACGTAGCCTTGACTTTATCAAACACGTAATGCGATAGTTTTCGACTCTAATGAGTCAGGCTGTGGACTTGAcgatctttttcttttctacatGCCGTCATCGTCTTGATCTCGCGTACGAATTATACTGTCAAAGAATCAAATTTGAATCATTccttgagttaaataacattttgttatttttaacctCCGTCTGtatcgaaatttaaattttattcaagttgattaatttaaaatatgtaactaAAAGAACAGCCTCATTTCTATGGTTGAATTgcttggtttaaaaaaaaaccgtgtATGCgcctagtaaataataaattaaatttgagtaaattttaatatttcttaaattgttcAACTCCATTGTTTTAATTAACGACACGTTGAGTAGGAACGATAACGACTTGTAGGAATGATTAAGAGTAATTCAAATTAGTCAAAATtcgacattataaatttaatttttatttaataacatatttttatagtttatttactttgttattaaaaattaaattatttttttacatcgaggaaaatctcgatttttgtgcaaatactttaaatatttgaaataatagataatttgtataaaattttattgtgattctctgtttagttattttgtaaataaataaataaataaattttatttattgttcacACGGAATTGATCTTTGCATtgcaatgaaattttacataaatgatcttgaatacttaaatttaaaaaaaattcaaaactttttcattatttacttcATTATTAGTTATCTTTTCATTAAAGCACGTATCTActtcttatcaaaataattttttatccagacagaaaattgccgccaaattttttattactttcaaatgcaatataaaaccatctgtatttttttcataatttccttaatgttttgagaaatgtcctatacattctCAACGGTGATCATTACATTGAGTTATTACACGCGAAGAGTAGAAGAGCGATTAACCTTGACCATCGCGAATTTGCCGGACGATTCGCGAACGTATGTCGATCGACGGGAGAATATACTAATTGGCCATCAGAGAAGTGAGATGCGCGATAATCTCACCTTCCGCGTGACATTATCGATCGCACGAGGTCGCCGACGACACTTCCGAGCTTCGCCCGCGATCAAACGAGCTGAGAGATAAATAGCGAAACCGTATCGATGCCCGATAGTGATCGATCACGCTCTGCTTCCTTTGTTACGAAGGTAATCTCATTGTCAGATTATCTCTATCTATATGacgcaaattatttttacatcataCGCAATACGTAAACTTGTTATAGAAGAAATGTCATTGAAACTAGTAACatttcaattcaattatttttttttattaaaacttcttACCGAATGCGATAtcgaacataaaaataatcaaattttcttgcaattttAATGTGACTGGGTAAACATGTTATTATGCCGTGCAGAATATACGTCAAGTTATGCATAATTTATACCGCGATAGCAAAAATAAATGAGCGCTTCTTCATATTCATGCGAACTGTGCTACTTTGCAATCCGTTCGTTAAAGGTTTTCCCCGTTGTTCTACACCCACCGCGCGCCTATCGTATGCTTGCATCGTGTAATTCCTctattttctctattttatgaTGCATTTGATTAACCAAACGAACTTTCCTCCGCGAGGACAaacatttttccttttttttttatatgacgcAAATATATACGGGCGACATTCAATCGAACAAAATCGAATCGTTGGTTCGAAACGCGAGGCGAAAAAGCgctgagatataaatatttatgagcgACCGACATTTTCTAAGCATGCAATCGATGTAGAATCCAAGGGGGTATCCCGCCGTAAAAATACACCGGTTTGCGGATCATCGTCGTTTAGCGCAGCAGCGCCCGTTTTTATACGACGCTGAGACATGAGAAATGACTCATACGCCGTTCCTAACAGCTTCAATACAATTTGACGTGTTGCCGGTGAAGGAAATTGTGTCAATTACACATTACGTAAGGTGTAattactttacaaaaaaaaaaaattgcaatttcgcTCGGTATACTTTCAATTACGGTGTGCGCGCGCGATGGAAGTAGAGACGTGCAAACCACTCGAATCAGTTGAGATTCGATCCGATTTAGATTTGTATTTGTATGATCCAAGCTGTTGGAAAATTTCGAATCTAAAAAATCCGAATGCGAAACGGATATATTGACAATTTTATGAAatcatgtttaaaataattttacatcttataatcagtattatttttattacatagaaattttttttattatctatatattgagattttattcaataataatttatgttgttaattaaaagtcatgtttcgattcgattcgatgtCAAAAGATCTTGATTCGCATATCTCTAGATGAAAGGAGGCTGAAGGATAGTCGAGATATTAACAGACTCGGTCGGAAAGAGTGTacaaacatatattatatataatttataataaagcgTTGTAACAAGATTAACATTCGTAAGAATACCCCAGTGTTTATTCTGTTCCGTTAAAAGATAAGGAAGGCCACTCGTATTAATACTGGTTGTTAGTCTAATAATCGTGTGCGCTTCGATACAATAATGAGTCTCAAAAATATGTTCTCTTTGTTCCCCAATTTTCTGTGCGGATGACGTTACAGATAAAAACATGTAAATTCCATCCTTCATCTAGCTCTCTGCAGTCCCCCTTGTACGTACTTcaccaaatatatatatatttaacttatccTAAGAGAGAGGATGTGGTTGATCGGTATGACACCGTGTCTTTCCTTTGGTACAACGCTATCATTTTGTAGAATTATTGGAGTTGTCCGAACTACTTGGCACAACCGAGGCTATCACagagataaacaaaaaaaaattgtaactatgTATAAGTTAGAGATGCtcagaaagaatgattttgccaaagtatttaaaagtttacaatAATAGGGCACATCAGACTGATGAAATTAAACAGGTTAGCAGATCTatgtcaataataattttaatttttacaaatttgaaaaggctggtgattgtaaaaaaattaaaattattattcagcactaagGATCACTATGATTGACATAGGTGGGCTAACCTTATATAATATAGATTCAAGACagtgatttatatatataacaaattaaatagatgAGCCGGGTGGTCAGCAAGATTTTAgtgctaaaatattttatatgtgattTCTAAGCCACCCACCTAGATAGCAGGAATCCAGGTTCAAATCTTGGTTGAGGTAATCAAACTTTTTGCAACagatttttcactttctttggAATGGCAAGGGATTTTAGAAATTCTAATCAGTATTGGTATTATTGAaatgaattttcaatttaattatgcgataatattatactattttagTTCATCTAcaagagctgtgtttgaaaccaAAAGTAATAGTGCACAGTTTGAATAAATTGGAAAGTGTATGTAAAAACCATATATTGGTccatcttttatataattttctgctaatcttatgtttaaaaatttgattagatacagatctgaaaataattttaaaaggcATTCAAGCACAATAAACAATACTGCAAAAAGCTTCGACATTTTGGCAGCCAGTgtcctacacaattattttaattgacctaacaaaattatctttaaatctGTAACCATctgaatttttagacacttcagcAAAAGTCATTTTTCTGTGCGGTAATCCGGCAGATCAGCAAATCTACGTGGTGCACTCACCAATAATGATGATTAAGATAACGACGCATATGATGCCGAGGATAAGCATCATTTTGAGATTCTTCCACCAGTATTTTCGCTTCAGCTTGCCGGCGTGCTGTTCGAACTGCGTCGCGCCCTGCTGCAAGGCGTCCGCGCGATTCTCGAGCTCGGAGAGCTTCTGATCTCGCTCCAGCACCTTCTCCACGTTAACCTTCATTATGCCTACGACCTCGTCCACGGTGGCTTGTGTCTGCTGCAGCTTCTTGCTGGCGCCCGCTTGCTGGGCATTGTGCGGACCGCCCGTCTCGCCTCCTGCACCACCACCCTCCATAGTCCTGAAACAGTGACAAGGGCCTCCTTCCGACTAACCTGTTTCCAACTAACAATAAAAATCCTTCAGCAAGTGTTTCTGTCCAATTTACGACCACGTGTGAGATCTCAGATCGAGCGGAACAAAATGATGTAAGGGACACGGATGCTCTTATAACGgtctcgagagagagagatcaacGGGCTAACAGGCACACGCCCATAACCTCAAAAGTGACGCATATGTTTCCGAACGAGGTCTGTTTGTACGTCTGTCAATTCACGGAATGTACATCGCTCCGGCCTGATAGTAAATAAGAAAGATGTACATGTGCGAGGATGAAAGCGCGTGGAAATTCAATTGCGAAAGACGGCAAAATGATAGTTTGCGCTATTACAAACGGATTACGATGATTCCGCGATGATCTCAACGTCGTGTAATAGCGCGCAATTGCTTTGTTTACCTACTCACCTATAAGAGTATCAAGTGCACGAGCGAATCGAAGCTAACTCTAATCAAATCTGCAAGGCGTGACGATATCCCGCAAATTACTTGTCGATGACGGCTAACCAGTTTACAACGACAACAGTGAATGACACAAGACGAAGATGGCGATAATCATGACATCACGAGTATTACAGCGTGTTTATCAGAAGGAACATTGCTATCGAGGACGACAAAAATTACGCGTCATTGACGCGATCGGGGCTCTTTTCGATTTTACGTAACGccaacaatataattaattaatcaattataaaaactCGCGGATCGTCCCATTCAATGACTGTTTGTCAAAATATCGCCTGCCCACGCCATCTAAAAGTGACGACAAGATTTACTTTGCCGGTAAAAACGGAAGTCCGCTGAGCTCAAGAGGCGTGATACTATGGCAAATTATGtcgcaataattaatgtaatggTGCAATGATTGATATGAAACTATATGAACGTAAAATGAATAATCACTTCAcgtttattgtatttataattgatcAAATTAGATTAATCATGACGATACGACACCCCGGTTAATTATTCCCgggaaaaagattttttatatcaaatatgtccatgtataaatataattatatataataatattatattatatataattatatgtatatagacatatttgatatataattaaatagacaaaaaattttgcggattgttaaaaaatttacatgaatatttaatgTGCGCTCGTTagtgtaatatttcaaaaaagctTTGAAACGCGTTTAAAATATACATCTGTTGTGTATatttaaatgtgtgtgtgtgtgtgtgtgtgtgtgtgtgtgtggacgcatatttaaaatacttctcttaataaaaatgaatttaaattaaatgtacatacaagcgcaaacaaaaatgaataaacGGCGTCGTTCGCATCAGATAAGGGGTTGAAAATGAAAGGGTTAAGCGAAatgatgttaaataaaaaagcgTCTTAaacattaagaggatgctatactgacggaaattaccgaccattacagtgttcattaatttttgaattggctttacagatcacaaaatccttttgcaaaataaaagtacgcaccaaaacaaagtctgctctggtaaattttatgagaaaatcgatcaaaaagttaaaaattcatttattttcgactcgtggatctgtcaaccaagattaatttttgttatttactgacgttctgtagctcgtatgtataaaatgagaccagggcggacttcagaaaactctaacaaacaacactgactgtgtatcgtttcagtcaacaacctaacaaaaaagtttaataggtgaacagctgtacgtgtccaaatttcgcttagcgtacgtaaacgatggcaagaagagcagtggctg contains:
- the LOC105207445 gene encoding synaptobrevin-1, giving the protein MEGGGAGGETGGPHNAQQAGASKKLQQTQATVDEVVGIMKVNVEKVLERDQKLSELENRADALQQGATQFEQHAGKLKRKYWWKNLKMMLILGIICVVILIIIIASVVPSSSDNSNNSTK